Below is a genomic region from Streptomyces sp. RPA4-2.
GTGGACTTCGCGCAGTCGCGTTTCCCGTCACGACCGTCACGTTACTTCCGCGTAAACGAAGGCGGAAGCCCGCGTTCATTTGCCCCCACCCTCACCGAAACCCCGTGTGACCAGGGTGAACGTGGTCCAGGCGGAGCGTCGGATGGGCGGGCTCCCAGGCCCGGCAGGCAAGCCTTGTGAGCCCGCACAGGGACCACCGGCCCGCGGCGGCACGCGTACACGGGTGACGTCCGCCGGATACCGGTTCCGGCGGACGTCACCCGCTTGCTCGGTCGTGCGGTGCGGGGCGGGGTCAGGAGGTGTGCGGGCAGTTGCCGCGGTACTCGGCGATCGACAGCGACGGCTGCGGCAGCGGGCAGAGGAACTGCTCGTAGCGGGTGTCGTTGTCGATGAACCGCTTCAGCCACGAAATGCTGTACTTCGCGATCGTGGTGTTCGCGCTGTTGGGCGTGAAGTGGGTGGCGCCCCTCAGCTCCAGGTACGCCTTGTCGAGCGTGCTCGGCAGGCTCCGGTAGAAGGGCTCGGAGTGCGTGGCCACCGGTGCGATCGTGTCCCCGTCGGCGCCCACGATCAGCGTCGGCGTCTGGATCTCCGGCCAGGTGGTGTCCAGGTTCCAGCCGGTGAGCGGGATGGCGGCCTGGAGCGACGGACGGCTCTTCGCCGCCTCCAGTGTGCCGCCGCCGCCCATCGAGTGGCCCATGACACCGAGCCGGGTGCCGTCGATCCTGGTCCGCACGGAGCTGCGCTGGGTCAGGTAGTCGAGCGCGGCGAGCAACTGCCTTCCACGGCTGTCCGGTTGATCGAGGGTGGTGAGGGTGTCGATGGTGAACACCACGAAGCCCTGGGAGGCGAGCCGGGGCCCGAGCCAGGCGATGGACGACTGGTACGCGGTGTACCCGGGTGAGATGACGACCGCGCCGAAGGTGCCGTCACTGGTCGAGGTCGGGTAGTAGACGGTGCCGCCACCGAAGCCGGTCACCGAGACCGAGGAGACCGTGGTCTGCGAGACGGCGTACGACCCGCGGGTCGCCTCGATGCTGGCCGTCGTGGGGGCGGGGCCACGCTCGTAGGGGTTCGCGGCGGCCCGCGCCGAGGCGACCGGTGCTCCGATCGCCTGCGCTCCGGTGGCCTGCGCGGCGACAAGGCCACCCGCGGCGAGGAGCGCCGCGAGGCCGGCGCGCGCCAGACGGCTCGTGAGCCGGTGCGGGCGGCGCGCGGACGGGACGGGGCCGGCGGATGCGTCGGGTGCGTCGGGTGCGTCGGGTGCGTCGGGGAATGCTCGGTTCGGCTGCTGCACGGTGGGGGCGTCCTCTCGGTGAGGGGCGACGGACCCGCGCCGCGCCCGCGGCGCTGCCAGGGCGTGGGTGTCGGAAGGCGCACGCTGCGAAGCGGCGGGGTCCGTCTCGGTGGTTGCGGTGGCAACTGTCCGGCCCACCCCGGCCCCGCACATCGGCAGAATCACCGGCCTTGACCCACAGCCGAATCGCCCCGCCCCCGCCGCGGCGCACTCCCGCGTCCGCCGGAGTCAGCGTGCCCGGCGGTCGCACCTGGCCGAAGCGCTCAGGGCGCCGCTCGCCGGTCAACCGGCCCCGGGGTAGGTGACGACGAGCATCGTGACCCCTTCCGCCGAGGTCCAGGGCCCGTGCGGCATGCCGGGCGGACGGCATGCGTACATCCCGGCGGTGAAGGTCGCGCCGAGCGTGAGGTCATGCAGGGCGCCCTCCAGGAGATGGACCTCTTCCCAGAAGGCGTGCTGTGACACGCCCTGGACGGAGGTGTCGGTGCCCGGCTCCCAGCGCACGAGCGCGGTGCGGGCGCCGGTGGCGGAATCCTCGGCCAAGACCTGTTCCTGAATGCCGGGAGCGGCTCCCACGGGTGTGCTCCAGCGCCCGTCGGGCCGGTGGAACTCCAGCTCGGGCTTGCTCATCGCCACACCTCCGGGCACCGGCCGGCCAGTACGAGGGTCCGCTCGCGGACGGCCAGGACCTCATCGACCTCCACCTTGGCCGCGAACGGCTCCGGATCGCCGGCGGGCCGATGGCGCACGCTCCCCTTCGGGCCCACGATCCGGTTGTGCCCGATGCCGGTCGGCCCCGCGCCCGTGGGAACACCGGGGCCGGTCCGGCAGGCGGCGCGGTGAGTCCGTTCCTCGGTCAGCCACAGGTTCTTCTCGGGGTCGGGGCCAGCGGTGAACTGGCGCGGCGCGATGGGCACGGCGGGCCTCCTTGACGGTTCGGTGGACGTCGGTGGTGGGCACGGTGACCCTGGCGGCGAGCCTCTCGTACTCGCCCGCGGCCGGGACGGGATCGCGGCCGCGGGACAGGCCGGTCACGGTGACAGCCACGGCGGTGTACGGCGCAGGCGGATTCCGGCCGCCGCGGACGACGATTTGGGCGGTGAGCGGCACCGGAGTCACCGCGCCGCCGATGATGGCGGCCAGGCTATCCGCGAGCGAGGTGTCGGCGCAGCCCGGCGGAGGTGAGAACCGCTCGGCAAGGGAAAGGGCCTCCGGCCCGCCGGGAAAGGCGGTGGACGGCGAAGGGCCGGGGCGAGGAGCCGGCACGGACGACCGCCGGCGTCGCGCCGTGCGCCATGGCAGCTGCTTCGCTTGCCTACGGGTCAGTTCAGCAGCGCGCGGGGTCGCGAGGCCAGGATCGCCTCGGCCTCGTCACTGATCCCCCGGACCACCTCGGCAGCGGGACGGACGGCATCGACGAAGGCCGCCGACTGCCCGTAGAGAATCGCGCTGGTGTCCGGGTCGGGCGTGCCCTCAAGGGGGTTGACGTCTTCCGGAGGTGCGAATTCGCCCTTGCGGTTCCGCAGCGTCGCCTCACACTCCGCCCACTCGTCGGTGAACCGATTGCGGCGGACGCGTTGGCCGATGGTCTCCGGCCACGGCAGGTCCGACACGATGTCGTAGGCCCGCGTCCACACGGTGTCGCTGCCATCGCTCTCGACGATCAGGCGCTTGTGGAGATCGTGCACCTCGACCGCTTCGGGCGTGGCGAGAAACGCCGTGCCCAGCCAAGCGCCGTCCGCACCGGCGGTGAGGACCGCCGCCAGCGTGCGACCGTCGCCGATGCCCCCGGCGGCCAGCACCGGAACATCGGGATATCGCCTCACCAATCCGGCCAGGAAGGGCAGCAGACCCATCGTCCCGGTATGGCCGCCGGCCTCCGTGCCCTGTGCCACGAGCACATCGGCACCCGCGGCGACCGCCATGTCCGCGTCGTCGTAGTTCTGGACCTGGCACATCACCCGCGCGCCCGCGTCCTTGGCTCGAGCAACCCACGGCTGCGGGTCGGCGAAGGACAGCGCGATGACATCGGTGCGCTCCTCCAGTGCGGCCTCGAAGTGCGCCTCGGTGAACGGCAGGAAAGGCGTGATGTAGCCGACTCCGAACGGACGGTCCGTCGTGGCGCGGATGGTCGCGATCTCCGCGCGGATCCACTCGGGCCCCTTCCAGGGGTGCGTTCCCCCGAAGGAACCGAGCCCGCCGGCCGCGGAAACCGCGGCAGCGAGCGTCCCGCCACTGTGCAGGCCCATGGGGGCGGACATCACCGGGTGAGTGATACCGAACATTTCGGTGAATCTCGTGTGCAACATGGTTCGACGCTAGCGA
It encodes:
- a CDS encoding alpha/beta hydrolase; this translates as MARAGLAALLAAGGLVAAQATGAQAIGAPVASARAAANPYERGPAPTTASIEATRGSYAVSQTTVSSVSVTGFGGGTVYYPTSTSDGTFGAVVISPGYTAYQSSIAWLGPRLASQGFVVFTIDTLTTLDQPDSRGRQLLAALDYLTQRSSVRTRIDGTRLGVMGHSMGGGGTLEAAKSRPSLQAAIPLTGWNLDTTWPEIQTPTLIVGADGDTIAPVATHSEPFYRSLPSTLDKAYLELRGATHFTPNSANTTIAKYSISWLKRFIDNDTRYEQFLCPLPQPSLSIAEYRGNCPHTS
- a CDS encoding cupin domain-containing protein; this translates as MSKPELEFHRPDGRWSTPVGAAPGIQEQVLAEDSATGARTALVRWEPGTDTSVQGVSQHAFWEEVHLLEGALHDLTLGATFTAGMYACRPPGMPHGPWTSAEGVTMLVVTYPGAG
- a CDS encoding NAD(P)H-dependent flavin oxidoreductase gives rise to the protein MLHTRFTEMFGITHPVMSAPMGLHSGGTLAAAVSAAGGLGSFGGTHPWKGPEWIRAEIATIRATTDRPFGVGYITPFLPFTEAHFEAALEERTDVIALSFADPQPWVARAKDAGARVMCQVQNYDDADMAVAAGADVLVAQGTEAGGHTGTMGLLPFLAGLVRRYPDVPVLAAGGIGDGRTLAAVLTAGADGAWLGTAFLATPEAVEVHDLHKRLIVESDGSDTVWTRAYDIVSDLPWPETIGQRVRRNRFTDEWAECEATLRNRKGEFAPPEDVNPLEGTPDPDTSAILYGQSAAFVDAVRPAAEVVRGISDEAEAILASRPRALLN